From Streptomyces durmitorensis, a single genomic window includes:
- a CDS encoding AMP-dependent synthetase/ligase encodes MREFTNPPMASAPLVGGLADVVFDHALEDPLHIAFGRKTDDVWRDVTSAEFRDQVMSLAKGLLAQGVRFGDRVAIMCRTRYEWTLFDYALWTVGAQVVPVYPTSSAEQVFWMLHDAQVSAAMVEHEDHAMTIGSVIDRLPQLRRLWQLDADAVDELNRAGQDVDDEVVNRHRRAVTPDSIATIIYTSGTTGRPKGCLISHANFMFEAETVIRRWEPVFHSRRGDEATTLLFLPLAHVFGRMVQVAAVRGRVKLGHQPSLNAAALIPDLAAFRPSFILAVPYIFEKVFNAARRKAEKDGKTGPFDKAVECAVRYADAMEAKAFGTGPGPSAALRMQHSLFEKLVYAKVRDAMGGRVRHAMSGGSGMDRRLGLFFSGAGVEIYEGYGLTESTAAATANPPERTRYGTVGQAIPGTTVYIAEDGEVWLNGGNVFQGYLNDPKATDATLHEGWLATGDLGALDEDGYLTITGRKKEILVTSGGKSVSPGQLEERVRDHPLVAQCIVVGNDRPYIAALVTLDGEAVEHWLNMRRKPPMSPTDLVRDPDLETEVRRAVVAANTLVSQAESIRTFRILAHQFSEEHGLLTPSLKLKRKAIETAYSAEVEALYRA; translated from the coding sequence TTGCGCGAGTTCACGAACCCTCCGATGGCGTCGGCGCCGCTGGTGGGCGGCCTTGCCGACGTCGTGTTCGACCATGCCCTTGAGGATCCGCTCCACATCGCCTTCGGGCGCAAGACCGATGACGTGTGGCGCGACGTCACATCGGCGGAGTTCCGCGACCAGGTGATGTCGCTCGCCAAGGGGTTGCTCGCGCAGGGTGTCCGCTTCGGCGACCGCGTCGCCATCATGTGCCGCACGCGCTACGAGTGGACGCTCTTCGACTACGCGCTCTGGACGGTCGGCGCCCAGGTGGTGCCCGTCTACCCCACGTCGTCGGCCGAGCAGGTCTTCTGGATGCTGCACGACGCGCAGGTGTCGGCCGCCATGGTCGAGCACGAGGACCACGCGATGACGATCGGCTCGGTGATCGACCGGCTGCCACAGCTGCGCAGGCTGTGGCAGCTGGACGCCGACGCCGTGGACGAGCTGAACCGCGCGGGCCAGGACGTCGACGACGAGGTGGTCAACCGCCACCGCCGCGCCGTCACCCCGGACTCGATCGCCACGATCATCTACACCTCGGGCACCACAGGACGCCCCAAGGGCTGCCTGATCTCCCACGCGAACTTCATGTTCGAGGCGGAGACGGTCATCCGGCGCTGGGAGCCGGTGTTCCACTCACGGCGCGGCGACGAGGCGACCACCTTGCTCTTCCTGCCCCTCGCGCACGTCTTCGGGCGGATGGTGCAGGTCGCCGCGGTCCGTGGCCGGGTCAAGCTGGGCCACCAGCCGAGCCTGAACGCGGCGGCGCTCATCCCGGACCTCGCGGCGTTCCGGCCCTCCTTCATCCTGGCCGTGCCGTACATCTTCGAGAAGGTCTTCAACGCCGCGCGGCGCAAGGCCGAGAAGGACGGCAAGACCGGTCCGTTCGACAAGGCCGTGGAGTGCGCCGTGCGGTACGCCGACGCGATGGAGGCCAAGGCCTTCGGCACCGGACCCGGACCTTCGGCGGCCCTGCGCATGCAGCACTCGCTCTTCGAGAAGCTCGTCTACGCCAAGGTGCGCGACGCGATGGGCGGCCGTGTCCGGCACGCGATGTCCGGCGGCTCCGGGATGGACCGGCGCCTCGGCCTGTTCTTCTCGGGCGCGGGCGTCGAGATCTACGAGGGGTACGGCCTGACGGAGTCGACCGCGGCCGCCACCGCCAACCCGCCCGAGCGCACCCGCTACGGCACGGTCGGCCAGGCCATCCCCGGCACCACCGTGTACATCGCGGAGGACGGCGAGGTGTGGCTGAACGGTGGCAACGTCTTCCAGGGCTACCTCAACGACCCCAAGGCCACCGACGCGACCCTGCACGAGGGCTGGCTCGCCACCGGCGACCTGGGGGCGCTCGACGAGGACGGCTACCTCACGATCACCGGGCGCAAGAAGGAGATCCTGGTGACGTCCGGCGGCAAGAGCGTCTCGCCGGGGCAACTGGAGGAGCGGGTGCGCGACCATCCGCTGGTCGCGCAGTGCATCGTCGTGGGCAACGACCGGCCCTACATCGCGGCGCTCGTCACGCTGGACGGCGAGGCCGTCGAGCACTGGCTGAACATGCGCCGCAAGCCTCCGATGTCCCCCACCGACCTGGTGCGCGACCCTGATCTGGAGACCGAGGTGCGGCGGGCCGTGGTGGCCGCCAACACCCTTGTCTCGCAGGCCGAGTCGATCCGTACGTTCCGGATACTGGCTCACCAGTTCTCCGAGGAGCACGGGCTCCTGACTCCCTCGCTGAAACTCAAGCGCAAGGCGATCGAGACGGCCTACTCGGCCGAGGTGGAGGCCCTTTACCGGGCGTAA
- a CDS encoding MFS transporter, with the protein MRTWGPLTAVCLGTFMLLLDVTIVVVALPDMATALDASLSDLQWVIDGYALALAALLLGVGAAADVLGRRRLNVAGTALFALASLGCGLATNAEVLVAARALQGLGAAAMFATTLPLLGAAYQGRDRSVALGVWGAVSGAAAAMGPIVGGLLTEGPGWRWIFFVNLPVSVASMWLTLRVVPESKGQAGRRVDWAGTVTFALFAGALTYGVVRAGSEGWASAPTVVTLTVAALSLAAFVAVERRVAHPLLDLRLLRMPAFTGVLVGAIGYNAAAFGLMPYLSIWLQTVLGMSPVTGSLVMLPLAATSFVVAAIGGRLLHGVPARLTIGVGLLLIGGGGIALTVLDAGSSWGALVPGLTLAGIGTGLVSPALGGAALAAVPPANSGMAGGAVNTFRQLGYALGVAVFGTVLTSRMQDTLGHDAAHTVAGGGAAALRGTLSDHAVRTAFASGLNAAAVVAGVVGLVAGVAVLAMVRSARTAPEAKVPAPAERVLEGQSQP; encoded by the coding sequence ATGCGTACATGGGGGCCGCTCACAGCGGTATGCCTGGGGACGTTCATGCTGCTGCTGGACGTGACCATCGTGGTCGTGGCACTGCCCGACATGGCGACGGCGCTGGACGCCTCGCTGAGCGATCTGCAATGGGTGATCGACGGCTACGCGCTCGCGCTGGCCGCGCTGCTGCTCGGGGTCGGGGCCGCGGCGGACGTGCTCGGCCGGCGGCGGCTCAACGTGGCGGGCACCGCGCTCTTCGCGCTCGCCTCGCTGGGCTGCGGGCTCGCCACGAACGCGGAGGTCCTGGTGGCCGCCCGCGCCCTGCAAGGGCTCGGCGCCGCCGCGATGTTCGCGACAACCCTGCCGCTGCTCGGCGCCGCCTACCAGGGGCGGGACCGGTCGGTGGCGCTCGGCGTCTGGGGCGCGGTCAGCGGGGCCGCCGCGGCGATGGGACCGATCGTCGGCGGGCTGCTCACCGAAGGGCCCGGCTGGCGGTGGATCTTCTTCGTGAACCTTCCGGTGAGCGTCGCGTCGATGTGGCTGACGCTGCGCGTGGTGCCGGAGTCGAAGGGCCAGGCGGGCCGGCGGGTCGACTGGGCGGGCACGGTGACGTTCGCGCTCTTCGCGGGCGCGCTGACCTACGGAGTGGTGCGGGCGGGTTCGGAGGGCTGGGCGTCGGCGCCCACCGTGGTGACCCTTACGGTCGCGGCGCTCTCGCTCGCCGCCTTCGTGGCCGTCGAACGCCGCGTCGCCCACCCGCTCCTGGACCTGAGGCTCCTGCGCATGCCCGCCTTCACGGGCGTACTGGTCGGCGCGATCGGCTACAACGCGGCCGCGTTCGGCCTGATGCCCTACCTCTCGATCTGGCTGCAGACCGTGCTCGGCATGAGCCCGGTGACCGGCAGCCTCGTCATGCTGCCGCTCGCGGCGACCTCGTTCGTCGTGGCCGCGATCGGCGGGCGGCTGCTGCACGGGGTGCCCGCGCGGCTGACCATCGGCGTGGGTCTGCTCCTGATCGGTGGCGGCGGGATCGCGCTCACCGTGCTCGACGCCGGGTCGTCCTGGGGTGCGCTCGTCCCCGGGCTCACGCTCGCGGGCATCGGCACGGGGCTGGTCTCGCCGGCCCTGGGGGGCGCGGCCCTCGCGGCGGTGCCGCCGGCGAACTCGGGGATGGCGGGCGGCGCGGTCAACACGTTCCGGCAGCTCGGGTACGCGCTCGGGGTCGCCGTCTTCGGCACGGTGCTGACCTCGCGCATGCAGGACACGCTCGGCCATGACGCGGCTCACACCGTCGCGGGCGGCGGTGCGGCGGCCCTGCGTGGCACGCTTTCCGATCATGCTGTGCGGACGGCGTTCGCCTCCGGCCTGAACGCGGCGGCGGTCGTCGCGGGCGTGGTGGGTCTGGTGGCGGGAGTGGCGGTTCTCGCCATGGTCCGGTCCGCCCGCACGGCACCGGAAGCGAAGGTTCCGGCACCCGCCGAACGCGTCCTCGAAGGACAGTCACAGCCGTAA
- a CDS encoding PQQ-dependent sugar dehydrogenase, with amino-acid sequence MDSSKKRAAVLGAAALVVGLTQYVTSASAAPDRPGAADLPGAADRPRAAVGEPTDIATISTGWTIPWGTSWTPDGKSALVTERDDFRVRLVSADGKDKKQIGTVPESQTTGGEGGLMGVAVDPDWATNHHVYVMHTSSEGNRIARMTYDGTELTDYKVLLKGIKKNKYHNGGRLAFGPDGYLYATTGDAQDGALAQDKNSLNGKILRLTKDGGAAPGNPFGNYAYSMGHRNPQGIAFDTQGRLWEAELGQSAKDELNLIKPGKNYGWPTCEGTCDVSGMTNPKKTWGVAEASPSGVAVVDGAVYMAALKGERLWRIPINADNEDVGTAKAYFVGEYGRLRAVTAVPGADQLWLSTTNADNNGGQPDGSDQIFRVTIS; translated from the coding sequence ATGGACAGCAGCAAGAAGAGGGCGGCCGTGCTCGGCGCAGCGGCCCTGGTCGTCGGGCTCACCCAGTACGTCACGTCGGCGTCCGCGGCTCCGGACCGGCCGGGAGCGGCGGACCTGCCGGGAGCCGCGGACCGGCCGAGGGCGGCGGTCGGCGAACCGACCGACATTGCGACGATATCCACCGGCTGGACGATCCCCTGGGGCACGTCCTGGACGCCCGACGGCAAGTCCGCCCTGGTCACCGAGCGCGACGACTTCCGCGTCCGGCTGGTCTCGGCGGACGGCAAGGACAAGAAGCAGATCGGCACGGTGCCCGAGTCGCAGACCACCGGCGGAGAAGGCGGCCTGATGGGGGTGGCCGTCGACCCGGACTGGGCCACGAACCACCACGTGTACGTCATGCACACCTCGTCCGAGGGCAATCGCATCGCGCGCATGACGTACGACGGGACGGAGCTGACCGACTACAAGGTGCTGCTCAAGGGGATCAAGAAGAACAAGTACCACAACGGGGGCCGCCTGGCCTTCGGCCCCGACGGCTACCTCTACGCCACCACCGGCGACGCCCAGGACGGCGCGCTCGCGCAGGACAAGAACTCCCTGAACGGCAAGATCCTGCGCCTCACCAAGGACGGTGGAGCGGCACCCGGCAACCCCTTCGGCAACTACGCCTACAGCATGGGGCACCGCAACCCGCAGGGCATCGCCTTCGATACCCAAGGAAGGCTGTGGGAAGCGGAGTTGGGCCAGAGCGCGAAGGACGAGCTGAACCTCATCAAACCCGGGAAGAACTACGGCTGGCCCACCTGCGAAGGCACCTGTGACGTCTCCGGCATGACCAACCCCAAGAAGACCTGGGGCGTCGCCGAGGCCTCGCCGAGCGGCGTCGCCGTCGTCGACGGCGCCGTCTACATGGCGGCGTTGAAGGGCGAGCGGCTCTGGCGCATACCGATCAACGCCGACAACGAGGACGTCGGGACGGCGAAGGCGTACTTCGTCGGCGAGTACGGGCGGCTGCGCGCGGTCACGGCCGTGCCGGGCGCCGACCAGCTGTGGCTCTCGACCACCAACGCCGACAACAACGGCGGGCAGCCCGACGGTTCGGACCAGATATTCCGCGTGACGATCAGCTAG
- a CDS encoding ABC transporter substrate-binding protein, with product MSRSIRTITVTVAALLLATACNSASNSSGSSGGDDKAGGSVRGVSADSIKVGGIVSMTTASGYSKKDTDLGAKARFDRVNAEGGVHGRKIDYLGAEDDGQDPGKNLAAARKLVQQDKVFAISPMSSVTFSGADFLQKQKVPTFGWGTIPPFCGPSYMYGYGGCMVPMPGGTITQSWPEGLKKVTGGSKGKSVAILANDNDAGTFAIRTYKQSFAAAGYKVTYAKSTVPATSVPSDWSAYTKEILRSDGGKAPDVVVSVMQTPYNIGLFTAVKRSGFKGVITDPTDYDPGLLAKSATKKALDGVHILLAFQPFEQNTAAMKQFKADIRKAAGKDVPLNMHMMTGYMSADLFLSIADKAGKNLTVDSFQQAANGFSDKDTMVGDRSLPKGQKESFGCGALVQLKDGKYSVSSPFTCYDPIPFK from the coding sequence GTGTCGCGATCGATCCGCACCATCACCGTCACCGTGGCCGCACTGCTGCTCGCCACCGCCTGCAACTCCGCCTCCAACAGCAGTGGTTCGAGCGGCGGCGACGACAAGGCAGGCGGCTCCGTACGCGGCGTGAGCGCCGACTCCATCAAGGTCGGCGGCATCGTCTCCATGACGACCGCGAGCGGCTACAGCAAGAAGGACACCGACCTCGGCGCCAAGGCCCGCTTCGACCGCGTGAACGCCGAAGGCGGCGTACACGGACGGAAGATCGACTACCTGGGCGCGGAGGACGACGGCCAGGACCCGGGCAAGAACCTCGCCGCGGCGCGCAAACTCGTCCAGCAGGACAAGGTGTTCGCCATCTCGCCGATGAGCTCGGTCACCTTCTCCGGCGCCGACTTCCTGCAGAAGCAGAAGGTCCCGACCTTCGGCTGGGGCACCATCCCGCCCTTCTGCGGCCCGAGTTACATGTACGGCTACGGCGGCTGCATGGTCCCGATGCCGGGCGGCACCATCACGCAGAGCTGGCCAGAGGGCCTGAAGAAGGTGACGGGCGGCTCGAAGGGCAAGTCCGTGGCCATCCTCGCCAACGACAACGACGCGGGCACCTTCGCCATCCGCACCTACAAGCAGAGCTTCGCGGCGGCCGGTTACAAGGTGACGTACGCCAAGTCGACCGTGCCCGCGACCTCCGTGCCGAGCGACTGGTCGGCGTACACCAAGGAGATCCTGCGCTCGGACGGCGGCAAGGCGCCGGACGTGGTCGTCTCCGTGATGCAGACCCCGTACAACATCGGCCTGTTCACGGCCGTCAAGCGCTCCGGCTTCAAGGGCGTGATCACGGACCCGACCGACTACGACCCGGGTCTCCTCGCCAAGAGCGCGACGAAGAAGGCGCTCGACGGCGTGCACATCCTGCTCGCCTTCCAGCCGTTCGAGCAGAACACCGCGGCGATGAAGCAGTTCAAGGCGGACATCAGGAAGGCGGCGGGCAAGGACGTCCCGCTCAACATGCACATGATGACCGGCTACATGTCGGCCGACCTCTTCCTCTCGATCGCCGACAAGGCGGGCAAGAACTTGACCGTCGACTCCTTCCAGCAGGCGGCGAACGGCTTCTCCGACAAGGACACGATGGTCGGCGACCGCAGCCTGCCCAAGGGGCAGAAGGAGTCGTTCGGCTGCGGCGCGCTGGTGCAGCTGAAGGACGGAAAGTACTCGGTGTCCTCGCCCTTCACCTGCTACGACCCCATCCCCTTCAAGTAG
- a CDS encoding Lrp/AsnC family transcriptional regulator, with amino-acid sequence MGSAATESPTTAMQNSLDVQLLQALEIDGRAPFSKIAAVLGVSDQTVARRYRRLVADGSLRIVAVRDHEKLGQDQWMLRLRCAPEGADAIATALARRPDTSWIGLTSGGTEVVCCTRPRTRTDQDELLLAKLPRTPHIVDIRAQQMLHRFFGGPDGWLMKHGPLDDEQIAALRPARPAPAVRTDVPQRIEPEDEPLVAALEQDGRATYPELQQATGRSESAVKRRFGALLASGAIYIDIEYANALIDMHVGAMLWITTAPWAMESVGNALASHAEIAHATAVAGPSNIMATAVARDIPALYAYLSGKLGQLDGVQHVETAPFMRRVKQLTYRPYPR; translated from the coding sequence ATGGGCAGTGCGGCAACGGAATCCCCCACCACGGCCATGCAGAACTCGCTCGACGTCCAGCTCCTCCAGGCCCTGGAGATCGACGGGCGTGCGCCCTTCAGCAAGATCGCCGCCGTCCTCGGCGTCTCCGACCAGACCGTCGCCCGCCGCTACCGCAGGCTGGTCGCCGACGGCAGCCTGCGGATCGTCGCCGTCCGGGACCACGAGAAGCTCGGCCAGGACCAGTGGATGCTGCGGCTTCGCTGCGCCCCCGAAGGCGCCGACGCCATCGCCACCGCCCTGGCGCGCCGCCCCGACACCTCGTGGATCGGCCTCACGTCCGGCGGCACCGAAGTCGTCTGCTGCACCCGGCCGCGCACCCGCACCGACCAGGACGAGCTGCTGCTCGCCAAGCTCCCGCGCACCCCGCACATCGTCGACATCCGCGCCCAGCAGATGCTGCACCGCTTCTTCGGCGGCCCGGACGGCTGGCTGATGAAGCACGGGCCGCTCGACGACGAGCAGATCGCGGCCCTGCGCCCCGCACGGCCCGCGCCCGCCGTCCGCACCGACGTGCCCCAGCGCATCGAGCCGGAGGACGAGCCGCTCGTCGCCGCCCTCGAACAGGACGGCCGCGCGACCTACCCCGAGCTCCAGCAGGCCACCGGGCGTTCGGAGTCGGCCGTCAAGCGCCGCTTCGGCGCGCTGCTCGCCTCCGGGGCCATCTACATCGACATCGAGTACGCCAACGCCCTCATCGACATGCACGTGGGCGCGATGCTCTGGATCACCACCGCTCCCTGGGCCATGGAGTCGGTGGGCAACGCGCTCGCGTCGCATGCCGAGATCGCCCACGCCACCGCCGTGGCGGGCCCCTCCAACATCATGGCGACGGCCGTGGCCCGCGACATTCCGGCGCTCTACGCCTACCTCAGCGGAAAGCTGGGTCAGCTCGACGGCGTCCAGCACGTCGAGACCGCGCCGTTCATGCGCCGCGTCAAGCAGCTCACGTACCGGCCCTATCCCCGCTGA
- a CDS encoding ABC transporter permease subunit, protein MSDLLGFVLSGLVSGALYALLATGLVLSYSASGLFNFAHGATAYLCALAFYELHSGFGWPAVPTALLLVCVVAPALGWGLDRLMFRKLARVGETAQIVATIGLLVALPALGLWVVELLADAGASVKPAENQFGLPGVGPSPATSWQLMDGVGIDSDQLITWVATAVVAVGLWILMRHTPLGLRLRAAVDNRSLVELRGMSADRLSSVAWMLSSGLAGLAGVLATPLLGLSSHDFTLFLFVSATAAVLGRFMSIPLAFAGGLGLGVLQNLVAGYADFAEKITGFRTAVPFLILFAGLLLMTRRQRTAGTAAVDAPPIDYLAGKSWMRRWGPWASGGVLLALSFYTVTTPFWSGILAQGLAISLVFISFTVVTGLGAMVSLAQATFVTGAALVAGLLMSHGWPFIAAALVGTCGAAVLGALVALPALRLGGRSLALATLALAFLADQVLFQMGWLRNGDTGWEIPRAVFGPVDLSDDRAMGVAMVVLVTVAVAALSALRGSATGRAMLAVRSAPAAAMASGVSVVRTKLLLFTLSAGLAGFGGVMYASFNTRITATDFTAMTGLVWLAVVVAAGVRRPQFAVVAGLVFAIVPHLVADYVTESVQLPVILFGLAGLALANDPDGYCAAVSVRMHRRRAGATQPVRRLRTNSAKPVMTASKAPAPSGFSGRGGLGEENPPSLALRDVHAGYDGAPVLHGVTLTVHPGEIVALLGPNGAGKSTTCKAAAGLLAPTRGRIHVAGADATHRGPVHRSRAGIVLAPEGRGIFPSLTIEENLTLHLPEGDARDAVYERFPGLAARRKVTAGSLSGGEQQMLALAPLLQRPPKVLIADEPSLGLAPRVVEEVFRLLAELRDAGTGLLLVEEKAAEILGIADTVAYLAQGRISWCGPRSEVRADQLTEAYLGIAAQGHTEGVARP, encoded by the coding sequence ATGTCCGACCTGCTGGGATTCGTGCTGAGCGGTCTCGTCTCCGGCGCCCTGTACGCGCTGCTCGCGACGGGCCTCGTCCTGTCCTACTCCGCCTCCGGTCTCTTCAACTTCGCGCACGGCGCGACCGCCTACCTCTGCGCGCTCGCCTTCTACGAACTCCACTCCGGCTTCGGCTGGCCCGCCGTGCCGACGGCCCTCCTTCTCGTCTGTGTCGTGGCGCCCGCGCTCGGCTGGGGCCTTGACCGGCTGATGTTCCGCAAGCTGGCGAGGGTGGGCGAGACCGCGCAGATCGTGGCGACGATCGGGCTGCTCGTCGCGCTGCCCGCGCTGGGTCTGTGGGTGGTGGAGCTCTTGGCGGACGCGGGAGCGTCCGTCAAACCGGCCGAGAACCAGTTCGGACTGCCGGGCGTCGGGCCGAGCCCGGCGACGTCCTGGCAGCTGATGGACGGCGTCGGCATCGACTCCGACCAGCTGATCACATGGGTCGCGACAGCCGTGGTCGCCGTCGGCCTGTGGATCCTGATGCGGCACACGCCGCTGGGGCTGCGGCTGCGGGCCGCGGTGGACAACCGCTCGCTGGTGGAGCTGCGGGGCATGAGCGCGGACCGGCTCTCGTCGGTGGCGTGGATGCTGTCGTCGGGCCTCGCGGGGTTGGCCGGTGTGCTGGCGACTCCCTTGCTGGGCCTGTCCTCGCACGACTTCACGCTGTTCCTGTTCGTGTCGGCCACGGCCGCGGTGCTCGGACGCTTCATGTCCATTCCGCTGGCGTTCGCGGGCGGGCTCGGTCTCGGCGTGCTGCAGAACCTGGTCGCCGGGTACGCCGATTTCGCGGAGAAGATCACCGGGTTCCGTACGGCGGTTCCGTTCCTGATCCTCTTCGCCGGGCTGCTCCTCATGACGCGGCGGCAGCGGACGGCGGGCACGGCGGCGGTGGACGCGCCGCCGATCGACTATCTCGCGGGGAAGTCGTGGATGCGCAGGTGGGGGCCGTGGGCCTCGGGGGGCGTCCTGCTCGCGCTGTCCTTCTACACGGTCACCACGCCCTTCTGGAGCGGGATCCTCGCGCAGGGCCTCGCGATCTCGCTGGTCTTCATCTCCTTCACCGTGGTGACGGGCCTCGGCGCGATGGTGTCCTTGGCGCAGGCCACGTTCGTGACGGGCGCGGCGCTCGTGGCGGGCCTGCTGATGAGCCACGGGTGGCCGTTCATCGCGGCGGCCCTGGTCGGGACCTGCGGGGCCGCGGTGCTCGGCGCCCTCGTCGCGCTGCCTGCGCTGCGTCTCGGCGGCCGGTCACTGGCCCTCGCCACGCTCGCCCTGGCCTTCCTCGCCGATCAAGTCCTCTTCCAGATGGGGTGGTTGAGGAACGGCGACACCGGGTGGGAGATCCCGCGCGCCGTCTTCGGCCCCGTCGATCTGAGCGACGACCGCGCGATGGGTGTGGCGATGGTCGTCCTGGTGACGGTGGCCGTGGCCGCGCTCAGCGCGCTGCGGGGGTCGGCGACGGGGCGGGCGATGCTGGCGGTGCGGTCCGCTCCTGCGGCGGCGATGGCCTCCGGGGTGTCGGTGGTGCGGACGAAGCTGCTGCTTTTCACGTTGTCGGCGGGGCTCGCGGGGTTCGGCGGCGTGATGTACGCGTCGTTCAACACGCGGATCACCGCCACGGACTTCACCGCGATGACGGGGCTCGTGTGGCTGGCGGTCGTGGTGGCCGCGGGGGTGCGCAGGCCGCAGTTCGCGGTGGTGGCGGGGCTGGTCTTCGCCATCGTGCCGCACCTGGTCGCCGACTACGTGACGGAGTCCGTGCAGCTGCCGGTGATCCTGTTCGGGTTGGCGGGGCTTGCGCTGGCCAATGATCCGGACGGGTACTGTGCGGCGGTTTCGGTGCGGATGCATCGCAGGCGGGCGGGGGCTACTCAGCCCGTCCGGCGTTTGAGGACGAACTCGGCGAAGCCGGTGATGACGGCATCCAAGGCCCCCGCGCCGAGCGGGTTTTCGGGAAGGGGCGGGCTTGGGGAAGAGAACCCGCCCTCCCTCGCCCTGCGTGACGTCCACGCCGGGTACGACGGCGCCCCCGTCCTCCACGGAGTGACCCTCACCGTCCACCCCGGCGAGATAGTCGCCCTGCTCGGACCGAACGGCGCGGGCAAGTCCACGACCTGCAAGGCCGCGGCCGGGCTCCTCGCCCCCACCCGGGGGCGGATCCACGTCGCGGGGGCCGACGCCACACACCGCGGCCCCGTCCACCGCTCCCGAGCGGGCATCGTCCTCGCCCCCGAGGGCCGCGGAATCTTCCCCTCCCTCACCATCGAGGAGAACCTCACCCTGCACCTCCCGGAGGGGGACGCCCGCGACGCCGTCTACGAACGCTTCCCCGGCCTCGCAGCACGGCGCAAGGTCACCGCCGGCTCCCTCTCCGGAGGGGAACAGCAGATGCTCGCCCTCGCGCCCCTCCTCCAGCGCCCGCCGAAGGTGCTGATCGCGGACGAGCCGTCCCTCGGTCTCGCACCGCGCGTGGTCGAGGAGGTGTTCCGTCTCCTCGCCGAACTGCGCGACGCCGGAACGGGGTTGCTCCTGGTGGAGGAGAAGGCCGCCGAGATCCTGGGCATCGCCGACACCGTCGCCTACCTCGCCCAGGGCCGGATCTCCTGGTGCGGCCCGCGCTCCGAGGTCCGGGCGGACCAGCTGACCGAGGCCTATCTGGGCATAGCCGCGCAGGGGCACACCGAAGGAGTGGCACGGCCATGA
- a CDS encoding ABC transporter ATP-binding protein, producing MSERILDASGIGVRFGGIHALTDVDLSLRPGEVCGLIGPNGAGKTTLFDVVSGIRRPDQGRVLLDGVDVTRRSPVWRARHGMRRTFQRQQLFGQLTVTDNLLVAQEWRGGGGGFGADLLASPTRRTHERDRRSRASTVLRECGLEELADDYAGALPIGRARMVELARAVADPPRVLLLDEPASGMTADERGQLSAVVRHLADEEDCAVLLVEHNVAFVMELCARVVVLDLGHVLAEGTAAEVRADPKVRDAYLGTTAA from the coding sequence ATGAGCGAGCGCATCCTCGACGCCTCCGGCATCGGCGTCCGCTTCGGCGGCATTCACGCCCTCACGGACGTGGACCTGAGCCTGCGCCCCGGCGAGGTCTGCGGCCTCATCGGCCCCAACGGGGCAGGAAAGACAACCCTGTTCGACGTCGTCTCCGGCATCCGCCGCCCCGACCAGGGCCGCGTCCTGCTCGACGGCGTCGACGTCACACGCCGCTCCCCCGTCTGGCGCGCCCGCCACGGCATGCGCCGCACCTTCCAGCGCCAGCAGCTCTTCGGGCAGCTCACGGTGACCGACAATCTGCTCGTCGCGCAGGAGTGGCGTGGCGGCGGTGGCGGGTTCGGCGCCGATCTGCTCGCCTCGCCCACCCGGCGTACGCACGAACGGGACAGAAGGTCCCGCGCGTCAACCGTCTTGCGGGAGTGCGGACTTGAGGAACTCGCCGACGACTACGCGGGCGCGCTGCCTATCGGCCGGGCCCGCATGGTGGAACTGGCACGCGCGGTGGCGGACCCGCCCAGGGTGCTGCTCCTGGACGAGCCCGCCTCCGGGATGACGGCCGACGAGCGAGGCCAGCTGTCGGCCGTCGTCCGGCACCTCGCGGACGAGGAGGACTGCGCCGTGCTCCTCGTGGAGCACAACGTCGCCTTCGTGATGGAGCTCTGCGCCCGCGTGGTGGTCCTCGACCTCGGCCATGTCCTGGCCGAGGGCACGGCGGCCGAGGTACGGGCGGACCCGAAGGTGCGGGACGCGTACCTCGGGACCACCGCGGCCTAG